The genomic window CCTGGACGACGGGCGGCTCACCGACGGCCAGGGCCGCACGGTCGACTTCCGCAACACCATCCTGATCCTCACCTCCAACCTGGGCAGCCAGTACCTGGTGGAGCCGCTGACAAGCGAGGAGGAGAAGAAGCAGCAGGTGCTGGAGGTCGTCAGGGCGTCCTTCAAGCCGGAGTTCCTCAACCGGCTGGACGATCTGGTCGTCTTCTCGGCCCTGACCAAGGAGGAGCTGGGCCGTATCGCCGAGCTCCAGATCGACCGCCTCGCGCGGCGGCTGGCCGAGCGCAGGCTGGTGCTGGAGGTCACCCCGGCCGCGCTGGAGTGGCTCGCCGACGAGGGCAACGATCCGGCCTACGGGGCGCGGCCGCTGCGGCGCCTCGTCCAGACGGCGATCGGCGACCGGCTCGCGAAGGAGATCCTCGCGGGCGAGATCAAGGACGGCGACACGGTCCGCGTCGACCGGTTCGAGAACGACCTGCTCGTGGGCCGCGTGCAGTGAGCCGGTGCGGTGCGGGGGCCGGGGCGCCGCCCCGGCCCGCGTTGCCGCACACCGGCCGCACGTCCCGATTCGGACACGTCGCGCCCGGGGACCGGTGGGGGTTGCCAGCCCCCGCCCGGCATGGGAGAGGATGGCCGCATCCGTACGAAGGGAAACACCCCGTGAGCATCGACCCGTCCTCGATTCCGAATTTCGGGGGCCAGCCCCAGCAGCCCCAGGCCGCAGGACCGGCGGGTCCTGTGGTGCCCGACCAGGACCTGGTCAAGCAGCTCCTCGACCAGATGGAACTGAAGTACGTCGTCGACGACGAGGGTGACCTCGCGGCGCCGTGGGAGGAGTTCCGCACCTACTTCATGTTCCGCGGTGAGGAGGACCAGCAGGTCTTCTCGGTGCGCACGTTCTACGACCGTCCGCACGCCCTTGAGGACCGGGCGAAGCTTCTGGACGCGATCGACGACTGGAACCGCCGCACCCTGTGGCCCAAGGTCTACACGCACACCCACGAGGAGGACGGCAAGCCGGTCTCCGTCCGCCTCATCGGCGAGGCCCAGATGCTGATCGGCATGGGCGTCAGCCTGGAGCACTTCGTGTCGTCCACCGTCAGCTGGGTGCGCGCGTCGATCGAGTTCGACAAGTGGCTCGCTGAGCAGTTCGGACTCGCGCCCGCGAGCGCCGACGCCGCCGAGGACGAGAAGCCCGCCGACGACGCCTGAGGGCCCGCCCGGCCCGTGGCTACAGCGCCATCGGCCCGAGCGTGAGCAGATACGCCCCGTAGCCGAACGACAGCCCGGCCAGGGCGGCGATCACGGTGATCGCCGCCCTCGGCCGGGCTTTCGTCAGTGCGGTCGCGAGCGGCAGCAGCAGCGGGAAAGCCGGCAGCAGGAAGCGCGGCTTGGACTCGAAGAAACCCGAACCGCCGACCGTGATCAGCACCAGCACGCCCGTGTAGACGAGCAGCGCCGGCGGCGGCCGGTCCATGACGAACAGGGCGAAGAGCAGCACTCCGGCCCCCACGATCATCAGCGCCATCGGAAAGCCGAAGAAGACGGGTGTGGTCACCATCGACCGCACCACCAGCAGCGAACCGGCCCCCAGGTCGAACCGCGACGTCCAGCCGCTCTGCACCGCGAAGTAGCCGCCCAGCGGGTCGCCCGTGCGGGACCCGACCCACAGCAGGTAGCCGAGCCATCCGGCGGGCGCCAGGGCCGCCCCGGCCCACAGCCGCCAGCCGCCCGCCCCCTTGCGTCTGACCAGCTCGTACGCCGCCACCACGACGACCGCCGCGGCGACCGCGACGCCGTTCGGTCTCGTCAGCCCGGCGAGCGCCGCCAGCGTCCCCGCCCACAGCCAGCGGCGGGTCAGCAGCGCGTACAGCGACCACGCCGCGAAGGCGCACAACAGCGGCTCCGTGTACGCCATCGACAGCACGATCGCGTGCGGCAGCAGCCCCCACAGCAGCACGAGGACGGTCGCGACGGTCCTGTTGTGCAGCCGCTCGCCGATGGCGTAGATCCCCCAGGCCGCGACGCCGGCCGCCACCCAGGAGAGCGCAAGGCCCACCGTGCCGCCTGCCACCGGCAGGAGGGCCTTGCCGGCCCTGATGAGCGCCGGGTAGAGCGGGAAGAACGCCAGATCGGACTGGACGGCGCCGTCCGGCCAGTGCAGCGTGTGCCCGTAGCCGTGCGAGGCGATCCGGGCGTACCAGTTGGAGTCCCAGGACGTGGCGAGCAGGGCCCGCGGGGACTTGTCGATGCGCCAGGCCCAGAGGGCCATCAGGAGCATCCCGAGGAGCCGGGCCGCGGCGAACAGCCCCAGCGCGGGCGCCGCCCGGTACAGGGCGGCGCGCCAGTGGGGAACGGGCCGGGCACCGGCCAGGGCATCGACTGACGCTGCCTTGTCGGACGCTGACTTGTCGAACGTCTCGGCGGACAGGGGACACCTCCGTGCGCGCGTGATCGGTCAGTCAACCCGACCTTCAGCGGCGCGCGGTGGCGGCGCGAGCGCTGCGCGGCCGTCCGGGTGGATTCCGGCCCGGAAGGCCGCCGCGTACGTGTGCCGCCTTGACGGCGGCGGGTCCGGCACGTAGCCGCGCTGTTTCAGCCGGCGGCCAGGCCCGCGTCCCCGTGCGGTCCGTCGGACCAGCCGGTTGCCGGCCGGTCGCAGGCGGGGAGTTCCGGCTGCTGCCGGCGGCCGTGCCCAGCGCGAGCAGTGCGGCGCGTGGCCGCGACCGGTCCCCGGCTCCGGTCGCGGCGACGTGGGGCGTGGCGGGGTGGCAGCGGCGGATCAGCAGCAGCCGGCTGCCATCGGCCCGTCCGCGCCGGAGCCTGTGGAGGCGGGCTCGCCGCAGCAACAGGTGCTTCCCTGCTGTTCGTCGAGCGTGTCGGCGTCGGCCTTGTCGACGTAGACCTCCCAGGGCTCCCGGCCGGGGCCGTGGACCCAGACCTTGTCCTGGAGGGCGTAGCAGCAGGTGGTGTCGGACTCCTCGGTGGTGGCCAGGCCCGCCTCGCCGAGGCGGGTGGTGGCGGCGTGGACGGCGTCGGTGGTGTCGACCTCGACGCCGAGGTGGTCCATGCGCGTCGCCTCGTCGCCGGCGCCTTCGATGAGGACGAGCTTGAGCGGGGGCTCGGCGATGGCGAAGTTGGCGTAGCCGTCGCGGAGCTTGGCGGGCTCGGTGCCGAAGAGCTTGGTGTAGAAGGCGACGGACGCGTCGAGGTCCGGGACGCGAAGGGCGAGCTGTACGCGGGACATCGTGTACCTCCTTGCGCGGGTGGGGTTCAGCAGCCGCCCGATACGGCTGCCGGGGCGCCGATGCCGATCTGCAGGGTGGCGGGTGCGGCGCAGCAGCCGCCACCGTCGTCGCCGGCCCGGGTGGTCTCGGGCTCGTCGAAGAGTCCGGCGCCGCCGCACACCCCCGTCTCGGGCAGGGTCAGCTCCACGCGCTCTGCGGCTTCCCGGTCGCCGGCGAGGG from Streptomyces sp. FIT100 includes these protein-coding regions:
- a CDS encoding mannosyltransferase family protein, whose product is MLLMALWAWRIDKSPRALLATSWDSNWYARIASHGYGHTLHWPDGAVQSDLAFFPLYPALIRAGKALLPVAGGTVGLALSWVAAGVAAWGIYAIGERLHNRTVATVLVLLWGLLPHAIVLSMAYTEPLLCAFAAWSLYALLTRRWLWAGTLAALAGLTRPNGVAVAAAVVVVAAYELVRRKGAGGWRLWAGAALAPAGWLGYLLWVGSRTGDPLGGYFAVQSGWTSRFDLGAGSLLVVRSMVTTPVFFGFPMALMIVGAGVLLFALFVMDRPPPALLVYTGVLVLITVGGSGFFESKPRFLLPAFPLLLPLATALTKARPRAAITVIAALAGLSFGYGAYLLTLGPMAL
- a CDS encoding YbjN domain-containing protein codes for the protein MSIDPSSIPNFGGQPQQPQAAGPAGPVVPDQDLVKQLLDQMELKYVVDDEGDLAAPWEEFRTYFMFRGEEDQQVFSVRTFYDRPHALEDRAKLLDAIDDWNRRTLWPKVYTHTHEEDGKPVSVRLIGEAQMLIGMGVSLEHFVSSTVSWVRASIEFDKWLAEQFGLAPASADAAEDEKPADDA
- a CDS encoding ArsI/CadI family heavy metal resistance metalloenzyme, encoding MSRVQLALRVPDLDASVAFYTKLFGTEPAKLRDGYANFAIAEPPLKLVLIEGAGDEATRMDHLGVEVDTTDAVHAATTRLGEAGLATTEESDTTCCYALQDKVWVHGPGREPWEVYVDKADADTLDEQQGSTCCCGEPASTGSGADGPMAAGCC